Proteins encoded within one genomic window of Saccharomyces mikatae IFO 1815 strain IFO1815 genome assembly, chromosome: 15:
- the LAG2 gene encoding Lag2p (similar to Saccharomyces cerevisiae LAG2 (YOL025W); ancestral locus Anc_1.362), which translates to MSQAISKLIEQYRCTKDNDLKYMLLRRDFEIKDIEEELLPLINDLLLPILVEEQDMEILNLVSFQVFPNVVLCMINNSIPSQLKWLTSLVWNPLLDQSMVHADRSFVLIETLRNILQKIEKASPQGYRQPVTHSLEFISKFIVEMKRHMCEIDAAQLSHSLSESNMLIYIESLDLLLKLNLFSDATCPPSMAKLPFSILNDVFTIAQDYSATNTNESIDKITEKLFLTSTQLAHPMDLEKLCLKINYSTLSVISRIWYKFGPIVNGLFADRLLPIISSSAIVEECSVEEILEIIYNFHPYFSIRRLKDNSPLLSESTINQLREGLFSMLSGLNDSLKREQNERLHSDSQSVDDDDGIVSDNDPEQQAYLEELISDDYDENMYNSDTDNENADGSNLEGNDEPTKDSIETNKILSIFAELHYPQEERFSELLTELQAKITISSSFIDKILSQEAIALSTCGGEIADLNEILNEVKSNKLTRKNAIFHTLTHTLSLQSCSELADLQLSVEVIDHLLVKNHSNNINRDEQFQLIKLILPHLKTNKSFIDTLKAGNYTQKIDEGVTLRTMILSLLLQLLPLDYSMLGEILPTISRYSVRDKDLTVRDLSLQLLNQILSIYYNYLIGIDWDWYNNNFYQVLQENCTKKDIDTNILQKYPPYFP; encoded by the coding sequence ATGAGTCAGGCCATCAGTAAACTAATTGAGCAATATCGCTGCACCAAAGATAATGACCTTAAGTATATGCTTTTGAGGCGGGACTTCGAAATCAAAGACATAGAGGAAGAGCTGCTCCCTCTTATTAATGATTTGCTGCTCCCGATATTGGTCGAAGAACAAGACATGGAAATTCTTAACCTAGTATCGTTTCAAGTGTTCCCTAATGTAGTTCTTTGTATGATTAACAATTCTATTCCTAGTCAGTTGAAATGGTTAACGAGCTTGGTGTGGAACCCTCTATTGGATCAGAGTATGGTCCATGCTGATCGGTCATTTGTTTTGATCGAGACGCTAAGAAATATActgcaaaaaattgaaaaagctTCTCCTCAAGGCTACCGCCAGCCAGTAACCCATTCACTAGAGTTTATTTCCAAATTTATTGTCGAAATGAAAAGGCATATGTGTGAGATTGATGCTGCTCAGCTTTCACATTCTCTTTCTGAAAGCAATATGCTAATTTACATAGAATCTCTAGATTTGCTATTGAAGTTAAATCTCTTTTCAGACGCGACATGCCCCCCATCAATGGCCAAGTTGCCTTTTAGCATTTTGAATGACGTTTTCACTATTGCACAAGATTATTCAGCCACTAATACAAATGAAAGTATTGATAAGATTACTGAGAAACTATTCTTGACCTCCACGCAATTAGCTCATCCGATGGACCTGGAAAAGCTATGCCTCAAAATTAACTACAGTACTTTATCAGTGATTTCTCGAATATGGTATAAGTTTGGTCCCATAGTTAATGGACTGTTTGCTGATCGTCTGTTACCGATTATATCTTCCTCAGCAATCGTTGAAGAGTGTAGTGTCGAGGAAATTCTGGAGATAATCTATAACTTCCAtccatatttttcaattcgtAGACTAAAGGATAACAGTCCTCTACTATCGGAGTCTACCATTAACCAGCTAAGAGAAGGCTTGTTTAGTATGCTAAGCGGATTAAACGACTCGTTGAAAAGAGAGCAAAATGAAAGACTCCATAGTGACAGCCAATCGGTCGACGATGACGACGGTATTGTTTCAGATAACGATCCTGAGCAACAAGCATACCTCGAGGAACTCATATCAGATGATTACGATGAAAACATGTATAACAGTGATACAGATAACGAAAATGCAGATGGTTCAAACCTTGAAGGAAATGACGAACCTACCAAGGATAGTATTGAAACGAacaaaattctttcaatatTTGCTGAGTTGCACTATCCTCAAGAGGAACGGTTTTCTGAATTACTCACTGAACTGCAGGCTAAAATCACCATAAGTTCATCTTTTATCGATAAGATCCTTTCGCAAGAGGCAATCGCATTATCTACTTGCGGTGGGGAAATCGCTGATTTGAACGAAATCTTAAATGAAGTGAAAAGTAACAAACTTACAAGAAAGAACGCTATTTTTCATACACTAACACATACTTTGTCATTACAATCTTGCTCCGAATTGGCCGACTTACAGCTATCAGTAGAAGTTATTGATCATTTATTGGTTAAAAACCACTCAAATAACATCAACCGAGATGAGCAGTTCCAATTGATCAAGTTGATACTCCCTCATCTTAAGACCAATAAATCTTTTATTGACACACTAAAAGCAGGAAACTATACccaaaaaattgatgaaggGGTGACTTTGAGAACAATGATTCTTTCTCTACTACTGCAATTACTTCCATTGGATTACTCTATGCTCGGTGAAATACTGCCCACTATCAGTAGATATTCTGTGAGGGACAAGGATCTCACGGTAAGAGATTTATCCTTACAGTTACTTAATCAAATCCTAAGCATATATTATAATTACCTAATTGGTATCGATTGGGACTGGTATAACAACAATTTTTATCAAGTTTTGCAAGAAAATTgtacaaaaaaagacatAGATACCAacattttgcaaaaataCCCCCCCTATTTCCCCTAG
- the IFM1 gene encoding translation initiation factor 2 (similar to Saccharomyces cerevisiae IFM1 (YOL023W); ancestral locus Anc_1.364) — MLRRHGFLWLKTCPRPNVLRKQFVPVPHLLHSTNICQQRWYAKRRKRSEVSKKELRSLDFSIPNYISVNKLANLINCRVEKLIKDLTALGFENITATYILSKEYVELILQEYNFALPSLSTSTNLDNIYDELKSPINPKLLTKRPPVVTIMGHVDHGKTTIIDYLRKSSVVAQEHGGITQHIGAFQITTPKSGKRITFLDTPGHAAFLKMRERGANITDIIVLVVSVEDSVMPQTLEAIKHAKKSGNELIIAITKIDRIPQAKERERKIEKVINDLILQDIPVEKIGGDVQVVPISARTGENMDLLEESIVLLSEVMDIRSENSPKSIAEGWIIESQVKKQVGNVATVLVKKGTLQKGKILICGNTFCKIKNLIDDKGTPISKATPSYATEVLGWKDVPHVGDEVIQVKTEAIAKKFISKRQDLVEAQKNSTIVEKLNEERAFAKEHHFNKDKTEELDYEDAAQDHEQNAGPKNINYIIKCDVSGSAEAVSESISSLGNDEVKCNVISSSVGIPTEGDLKMAQITDGTILCFNLGNLPSEVINNRAGIKIKQYNVIYKLIEDVTETLTQNLEPIFEKKIISTVDIREIFDFKLKKKVIKIAGCKVNNGIIKKDSLVQVVRGPNDDIIFDGTISTLKHNRDDVAEVSKGHECGITFENGFEGFQSGDKILVYENVRVPRYL, encoded by the coding sequence ATGCTTAGAAGACACGGATTCCTCTGGTTAAAGACATGTCCCCGTCCAAATGTTCTTCGAAAACAATTCGTACCGGTACCACATTTACTTCATAGTACTAATATCTGTCAGCAAAGATGGTATGCAAagaggagaaaaagaagcgaGGTTTCGAAGAAAGAGCTGAGGTCTCTCGATTTTTCCATTCCAAACTATATATCTGTAAATAAATTAGCCAATTTGATAAACTGTCGTGTGGAAAAGTTAATCAAAGATTTGACAGCATTAGGTTTCGAAAATATTACAGCAACCTATATATTATCAAAAGAGTACGTCGAACTGATCTTGCAAGAATACAATTTTGCCCTTCCGAGTCTCTCAACATCTACGAACTTAGATAATATCTATGACGAGCTGAAATCCCCCATTAATCCAAAATTATTAACTAAGAGGCCTCCTGTGGTGACTATAATGGGTCATGTTGATCATGGTAAAACAACTATCATAGACTATCTACGAAAATCCTCTGTTGTTGCTCAGGAACATGGTGGAATTACACAACACATCGGTGCCTTTCAAATAACAACCCCAAAGTCAGGTAAACGGATTACATTTTTAGATACACCTGGTCATGCAgcctttttgaaaatgaggGAAAGGGGTGCCAATATTACCGATATTATTGTCTTAGTGGTATCTGTTGAAGACTCTGTTATGCCCCAGACATTGGAAGCTATAAAACATGCTAAGAAATCAGGGAACGAACTGATAATCGCAATAACAAAAATAGATAGAATTCCACAGGCAAAGGAAcgtgaaagaaaaattgaaaaagttatCAATGATTTGATTCTTCAAGATATTCCAGTGGAGAAAATTGGCGGAGACGTTCAAGTGGTCCCAATAAGTGCCAGAACTGGTGAAAATATGGATCTTTTAGAAGAATCAATTGTGCTATTAAGTGAGGTGATGGATATAAGGTCCGAAAACTCCCCTAAAAGTATTGCAGAGGGTTGGATTATTGAAAGTCaagtaaaaaaacaagTCGGAAATGTGGCTACTGTTCTAGTTAAGAAGGGCACCCTccagaaaggaaaaattctaatttgTGGTAACACATTTTGCAAGATTAAAAACCTAATCGATGACAAGGGTACACCGATTTCTAAGGCAACACCGTCATATGCCACAGAGGTTCTTGGTTGGAAAGATGTCCCTCACGTTGGAGATGAGGTTATTCAAGTAAAGACAGAAGCAATTGCTAAAAAGTTCATAAGCAAAAGGCAAGATCTTGTTGAAGCACAAAAAAACTCCACAATCGTTGAGAAATTAAATGAAGAAAGGGCTTTTGCAAAGGAACACCACTTTAACAAGGATAAAACTGAAGAATTAGATTATGAGGACGCTGCACAGGATCATGAACAAAATGCTGGCCCTAAGAATATCAATTATATCATAAAATGTGATGTTTCTGGCTCAGCTGAGGCAGTTTCAGAGAGTATTTCCTCGTTGGGAAACGACGAGGTGAAGTGCAATGTCATCTCATCTTCTGTTGGTATACCTACGGAAGGTGACTTAAAGATGGCGCAAATAACAGACGGTACAATTCTATGTTTCAACTTGGGTAATTTGCCAAGTGAGGTAATCAACAATCGGGCTGgaatcaaaataaaacaatacAATGTTATTTATAAGCTAATTGAAGACGTAACTGAAACACTAACTCAGAACCTTGAACCTatctttgagaaaaaaatcatttcAACAGTTGATATTcgtgaaatttttgacttcaaattaaagaaaaaagttattAAGATTGCAGGTTGCAAAGTAAATAATGGTATCATCAAAAAGGACTCGTTAGTTCAAGTAGTTCGGGGTCCCAACGATGACATCATTTTTGATGGAACAATCTCAACTCTGAAACACAATAGAGATGATGTAGCAGAAGTTTCAAAGGGACATGAATGTGGGattacttttgaaaatggaTTTGAAGGTTTTCAATCCGGTGATAAAATTCTTGTTTATGAAAATGTGAGAGTTCCCCGTTACTTGTAA
- the TSR4 gene encoding small subunit rRNA maturation protein TSR4 (similar to Saccharomyces cerevisiae TSR4 (YOL022C); ancestral locus Anc_1.365) — protein MSKIEELSPSDTDDYLYSSNRGDVFLAFVDAPVKETDEILIEDSFIGGEPKWLHPDSEPPVDLLKCGACKKADNMKLLLQAFSPLDDEQMRAIQQRVGTDNMSYINPQDDRVLYVFLCTKCQRKGNSVRCIRGVKRNKNADGLSKKLASTSLEKDFQINPFDLSNNPEFESNSFSSNPFGIKDANPFGADGINSDIAQKDEEKKNEETASISAKAARKLHELQKDKTYDGNKCFKSYLLYVEEETFKNKKPAHLQLPKNLKIDKEALDLTGDEDLEKDPIKLDPRTEKLSKFLDDDVFQKFQEVVGYNPSQVLRYDVGGKPLLYAETKVDISSTVPRPSYNPSSQRIFEMQLMPKMIFDLEEIVSVDNGMEWGTILIFTDVENYIPEFDEHDIGYVEECVKVQWESRT, from the coding sequence ATGTCTAAAATAGAAGAGCTGTCGCCATCCGATACAGATGATTACTTGTATTCTAGTAACCGGGGAGATGTATTTTTAGCATTTGTGGATGCACCTGTCAAAGAGACTGATGAAATATTAATTGAAGATAGCTTTATCGGTGGTGAGCCTAAGTGGCTGCATCCAGATTCGGAACCACCAGTAGATCTACTGAAATGTGGTGCCTGTAAGAAAGCGGATAATATGAAGTTGTTACTGCAAGCCTTTTCTCCATTAGATGATGAACAAATGAGAGCCATTCAGCAACGGGTCGGTACCGATAATATGAGTTACATCAATCCTCAGGATGACAGAGTGTTATATGTATTCCTCTGTACCAAATGTCAAAGGAAGGGCAATTCAGTTCGCTGCATCAGAGGAGTGAAGAGGAACAAGAACGCTGATGGTCTTTCTAAAAAACTGGCGTCAACTTCATTGGAGAaagattttcaaatcaacCCCTTTGACTTATCAAATAATCCCGAATTTGAATCCAACTCCTTTTCAAGTAATCCATTTGGGATTAAAGATGCAAACCCCTTTGGAGCTGATGGCATCAATTCAGATATAGCgcaaaaagatgaagaaaagaaaaacgagGAAACTGCTAGTATTTCTGCAAAGGCAGCCAGGAAACTACATGAGTTGCAAAAGGACAAAACATATGATGGGAACAAATGCTTTAAAAGCTATTTGTTGTATGTTGAGGAggaaactttcaaaaacaaaaagccAGCTCATTTGCAGTTACcaaaaaatctcaaaattgataaagagGCACTGGATTTAACAGGAGATGAAgatcttgaaaaagatcCAATCAAGCTGGATCCCAGGACAGAAAAATTATCTAAGTTTCTTGATGACGacgtttttcaaaaatttcaagaggTAGTTGGTTATAATCCATCTCAAGTATTGCGTTATGACGTAGGCGGAAAACCCTTACTATATGCTGAAACAAAGGTTGATATTTCGAGCACAGTGCCAAGACCCAGCTATAACCCGTCAAGTCaaagaatctttgaaatgCAGTTAATGCCAAAGATGATTTTTGATCTAGAAGAAATAGTATCTGTTGACAATGGAATGGAATGGGGCACTATACTTATTTTTACTGATGTTGAGAATTACATTCctgaatttgatgaacatGATATCGGCTATGTAGAAGAATGTGTGAAGGTTCAATGGGAATCGAGAACGTGA
- the DIS3 gene encoding exosome catalytic subunit DIS3 (similar to Saccharomyces cerevisiae DIS3 (YOL021C); ancestral locus Anc_1.367) produces MSVSAIVPSRKRLAEGLSVTQKVFVRSRNGGATKIVREHYLRSDIPCLSRSCTKCPQIVVPDAQNELPKFILSDSPLELAAPIGKHYIVLDTNVVLQAIDLLENPNCFSDVIIPQIVLDEVRNKSYPVYTRLRTLCRDSDDHKRFIVFHNEFSEDTFVERLPNETINDRNDRAIRKTCQWYSEHLKPYDIKVVLVTNDRLNREAATKEADSNIITKSLVQYVELLPNADDIRDSIPQVDSFDKDLEKDTFSDFSFPEYYSTARVMGGLKNGVLYQGTIQISEYNFLEGSVSLPRFSKPVLIVGQINLNRAFNGDQVIVELLPQSEWKAPSSIVLDSEHFDINDNPDIEAGDEDDNNGSSSNATIISDKQRRLLAKDAMIAQRSKKVQPTAKVVYIQRRSWRQYVGQLAPSSVDLQSSSTQNVFVILMDKCLPKVRIRTRRAAELIDKRIVISIDSWPTTHKYPLGHFVRDLGTIESAQAETEALLLEHDVEYRPFSKKVLECLPAEGHDWKAPTKLDDPEAVAKDTLLTKRKDLRDKLICSIDPPGCVDIDDALHAKRLPNGNWEVGVHIADVTHFVKPGTALDAEGAARGTSVYLVDKRIDMLPMLLGTDLCSLKPYVDRFAFSVIWELDENANIVNVDFMKSVIRSREAFSYEQAQLRIDDINQNDELTLGMRALLQLSVKLKQKRLEAGALNLASPEVKVHMDSETSDPNEVEIKKLLATNSLVEEFMLLANISVARKIYDAFPQTAMLRRHAAPPSTNFETLNEMLNTRKNMSISLESSKALADSLDRCVDPEDPYFNTLVRIMSTRCMMAAQYFYSGAYSYPDFRHYGLAVDIYTHFTSPIRRYCDVVAHRQLAGAIGYEPLSLTHRDKNKMDMICRNINRKHRNAQFAGRASIEYYVGQVMRNNESTETGYVIKVFNNGIVVLVPKFGVEGLIRLDNLTKDPNSAIFDEVEYKLTFVPTDSEKSRDVYVFDKVEVQVRSVMDPITSKRKAELLLK; encoded by the coding sequence ATGTCAGTTTCTGCTATTGTGCCTAGCCGGAAGAGACTTGCAGAAGGCTTGAGTGTCACTCAGAAAGTATTTGTGAGGTCCCGTAATGGAGGTGCTACTAAGATTGTACGAGAACACTATTTGAGATCGGACATCCCATGTCTTTCGAGGAGTTGTACTAAGTGTCCCCAAATTGTCGTACCCGATGCTCAAAACGAGCTTCCCAAGTTTATCTTGTCAGATTCTCCCTTAGAATTAGCTGCACCAATCGGAAAGCACTATATCGTGCTGGATACCAACGTGGTTTTGCAAGCCATTgatcttttggaaaatcCAAACTGTTTCTCTGACGTCATTATTCCGCAGATTGTCTTGGATGAAGTAAGGAATAAGTCGTACCCGGTGTACACGAGGTTGAGAACTTTATGCAGGGATAGTGATGATCATAAGAGATTCATTGTGTTTCATAATGAATTTAGTGAAGACACCTTCGTGGAAAGACTCCCAAATGAAACTATCAATGATAGAAACGATAGAGCTATCAGGAAAACCTGTCAATGGTACAGTGAGCACTTGAAACCTTATGATATAAAGGTTGTTCTTGTTACTAACGACCGTTTGAATAGAGAAGCTGCCACTAAAGAAGCGGATTCCAATATAATAACTAAGAGTTTGGTACAGTATGTCGAGCTATTGCCGAATGCGGACGACATTAGAGATTCTATTCCACAGGTGGACTCTTTTGACAAAGATCTTGAAAAGGATACATTTTCAGATTTCTCGTTTCCAGAGTACTATTCTACGGCAAGAGTAATGGGTGGTTTGAAAAACGGTGTTTTGTACCAAGGCACTATTCAAATATCGGAGTACAATTTTCTAGAAGGTTCGGTAAGTTTACCAAGATTCTCCAAACCAGTGCTGATCGTAGGCCAGATAAACCTTAATAGAGCATTCAACGGTGACCAAGTCATAGTAGAACTACTGCCTCAGTCGGAATGGAAAGCACCCTCGTCCATTGTCTTGGACTCCGAGCATTTTGACATTAATGATAATCCTGATATTGAAGCGGGCGATGAGGATGACAATAATGGGTCTTCTTCCAACGCTACCATAATTTCCGATAAGCAACGTAGGTTACTAGCTAAAGATGCCATGATAGCTCAAAGATCGAAGAAAGTTCAGCCCACAGCAAAGGTGGTATACATACAGAGAAGATCCTGGAGGCAATACGTGGGTCAACTGGCCCCGAGTTCCGTTGATTTGCAAAGCAGTAGTACTCAAAATGTCTTTGTTATTTTGATGGATAAATGTTTGCCAAAAGTAAGAATCAGAACAAGACGTGCTGCTGAACTCATTGATAAGAGAATTGTTATCTCCATTGATTCATGGCCCACCACTCATAAATATCCATTGGGTCACTTCGTTAGAGACCTGGGTACAATTGAATCAGCCCAAGCTGAAACAGAAGCTTTGCTGTTGGAACATGATGTCGAGTATAGGCCTTTTTCCAAAAAGGTCTTGGAATGCTTGCCAGCAGAAGGTCATGATTGGAAAGCTCCAACGAAGTTGGATGATCCGGAAGCTGTTGCAAAGGATACATTATTgacaaagagaaaagatcTAAGGGATAAACTGATATGTAGTATCGATCCTCCCGGATGtgttgatattgatgatgcCCTACATGCGAAAAGACTTCCAAATGGTAACTGGGAAGTTGGTGTTCATATTGCCGATGTTACTCATTTTGTCAAACCTGGGACTGCCCTAGATGCAGAAGGTGCGGCAAGAGGTACCTCTGTCTATTTGGTCGACAAGCGTATTGATATGTTGCCCATGCTTCTAGGTACCGATTTGTGTTCTTTGAAACCATACGTTGATAGATTTGCATTTTCAGTCATATGGGAATTGGATGAAAATGCGAATATCGTGAATGTTGATTTTATGAAATCAGTTATTAGATCTAGAGAAGCTTTCTCATATGAGCAAGCACAATTAAGGATAGATGATATAAACCAAAAtgatgagttaacactgGGTATGAGAGCTCTCTTGCAACTCTCTGTAAAATTGAAGCAAAAGAGACTGGAAGCCGGTGCCTTGAATTTAGCTTCTCCTGAAGTGAAAGTCCATATGGATAGCGAAACCTCGGATCCAAACGAagttgaaatcaaaaaattgctAGCGACAAACTCCCTAGTTGAAGAATTTATGTTGTTGGCCAACATATCTGTGGCAAGAAAGATATACGATGCCTTCCCTCAAACCGCAATGTTAAGAAGGCACGCAGCTCCACCATCTActaattttgaaactttgaatGAAATGCTaaatacaagaaaaaacatgTCAATTTCATTGGAATCGTCCAAAGCACTAGCAGATTCTTTGGATAGGTGTGTGGATCCGGAAGATCCATACTTTAACACTCTAGTTCGTATCATGTCAACACGTTGTATGATGGCGGCCCAATATTTCTATTCTGGAGCATACTCCTATCCCGATTTCAGACACTACGGTTTAGCTGTTGATATCTATACACATTTCACATCGCCTATTAGACGTTACTGTGATGTTGTGGCACACAGGCAATTAGCCGGTGCTATTGGGTATGAACCCCTAAGCTTGACACACCGTGACAAGAATAAAATGGATATGATCTGCAGAAATATTAATAGAAAACACAGGAACGCTCAATTCGCTGGCAGAGCAAGTATAGAATACTACGTGGGCCAAGTCATGAGGAACAACGAGTCCACAGAAACAGGTTATGTTATTAAGGTGTTTAACAATGGTATAGTTGTGTTGGTCCCCAAATTTGGTGTAGAAGGATTAATAAGGTTGGATAATTTAACCAAGGATCCAAATTCTGCCATTTTCGATGAAGTTGAATACAAATTGACCTTTGTTCCTACAGATTCAGAAAAGTCAAGAGATGTTTACGTTTTTGATAAGGTCGAAGTACAAGTGAGGTCAGTAATGGACCCCATCACTAGTAAGAGAAAAGCAGAATTACTGCTGAAGTAG
- the TAT2 gene encoding aromatic amino acid transmembrane transporter TAT2 (similar to Saccharomyces cerevisiae TAT2 (YOL020W); ancestral locus Anc_1.368) has product MTEDFISSVKYSNGEVKERKSKSEFVEYKSKQLTSSSSHNSNLSHQDDDDGEHSNRNIFQRCVDSFKPPLDGSFDTSNLKRTLKPRHLIMIAIGGSIGTGLFVGSGKAIAEGGPLGVVLGWTIAGSQIIGTIHGLGEITVRFPVVGAFANYGTRFLDPSISFVVSTIYVLQWFFVLPLEIIAAAMTVQYWNSSIDPVIWVAIFYAVIVCINLFGARGFGEAEFAFSTVKAITVCGFIILSIVLICGGGPDHEFIGAKYWHDPGCLANGFPGVLAVLVVASYSLGGIEMTCLASGETDPKGLPGAIKQVFWRILFFFLASLTLVGFLVPYTNQNLLGGSSVDNSPFVIAMKLHHIKVLPTIVNAVILISVLSVGNSCIFASSRTLCSMAHQGLIPWWFGYIDRAGRPLVGIMANSLFGLLAFLVKSGSMADVFNWLMAIAGLATCIVWLSINLSHIRFRLAMKAQGKSLDELEFVSAVGIWGSAYSALINCLILIAQFYCSLWPIGGWSSGKERAKLFFQNYLCALIMLFIFVVHKIYYKCQTGKWWGVKSLKDIDLETDRKDIDIEIIKQEIMERKMHLDSRPWYVRQFHFWC; this is encoded by the coding sequence ATGACAGAAGACTTCATTTCTTCTGTCAAGTATTCGAATGGGGAGGTCAAGGAGCGAAAGTCTAAATCTGAGTTTGTAGAGTACAAATCGAAGCAGTTaacatcatcttcatcacaTAACTCAAACTTATCCCATCaagacgatgatgatggtgagCACAGCAACAGAAACATCTTCCAGAGATGTGTAGATTCTTTCAAACCTCCTTTGGACGGTTCGTTCGACACAagcaatttgaaaagaactcTGAAGCCCAGGCATTTAATTATGATTGCCATTGGGGGCAGTATAGGTACTGGTTTATTCGTTGGTAGTGGTAAAGCCATTGCAGAAGGGGGCCCTTTAGGTGTCGTTTTAGGTTGGACTATCGCAGGGTCTCAAATTATTGGGACCATCCATGGGCTAGGTGAGATTACGGTTCGGTTTCCTGTCGTGGGAGCCTTTGCGAACTATGGGACAAGATTTTTGGATCCGAGTATAAGTTTCGTTGTTTCGACTATATATGTGCTACAATGGTTTTTTGTGCTGCCGTTAGAAATTATCGCAGCAGCTATGACTGTGCAGTACTGGAACTCCTCGATTGATCCTGTGATTTGGGTGGCAATATTTTATGCTGTTATAGTTTGCATAAACTTATTTGGCGCAAGAGGTTTTGGGGAGGCCGAGTTTGCATTCTCGACCGTAAAAGCAATAACAGTATGTGGGTTCATCATATTAAGCATTGTTCTCATTTGTGGTGGAGGACCGGATCACGAGTTCATCGGCGCCAAATATTGGCATGACCCTGGTTGTTTGGCCAACGGATTTCCGGGCGTCTTGGCTGTTCTGGTTGTTGCTTCGTATTCCTTGGGTGGTATAGAAATGACGTGCTTAGCGTCCGGTGAAACGGATCCTAAAGGCTTACCAGGTGCTATCAAACAAGTGTTTTGGAGAattctatttttctttttagcaTCTTTGACCCTCGTGGGGTTCCTGGTTCCGTACACGAATCAAAATCTACTTGGCGGCTCATCTGTAGACAACTCACCGTTTGTCATTGCCATGAAATTGCACCATATCAAAGTCCTGCCTACCATCGTCAATGCTGTCATTCTTATCAGTGTTTTAAGTGTAGGGAATTCCTGTATCTTTGCTTCAAGTAGAACACTATGTTCCATGGCCCACCAAGGGCTCATTCCATGGTGGTTTGGCTATATCGACCGTGCCGGCAGACCACTGGTTGGAATTATGGCAAACTCACTATTCGGATTGCTAGCATTTTTGGTCAAATCTGGCTCAATGGCAGATGTTTTCAACTGGTTAATGGCCATTGCCGGCTTGGCCACTTGTATCGTCTGGTTGAGTATCAATCTATCACATATTAGATTTAGATTGGCAATGAAGGCTCAAGGAAAATCACTGGACGAATTGGAGTTTGTTAGCGCCGTCGGGATCTGGGGGTCAGCGTATTCCGCATTAATCAATTGCCTAATTTTGATAGCTCAATTCTACTGCTCATTATGGCCCATTGGTGGCTGGTCCAGTGGCAAAGAAAGGGcaaaattattttttcagaacTACTTGTGTGCCCTGATCATGTTATTTATATTCGTAGTCCACAAAATTTATTACAAGTGTCAAACAGGCAAATGGTGGGGCGTTAAATCGTTAAAGGACATCGATTTGGAGACGGACCGTAAAGACATCGACATCGAAATAATCAAGCAGGAAAtcatggaaagaaaaatgcaCCTTGATTCGCGTCCATGGTATGTGAGACAGTTCCATTTCTGGTGTTAG